In Megalobrama amblycephala isolate DHTTF-2021 linkage group LG21, ASM1881202v1, whole genome shotgun sequence, the genomic stretch tttttttttttttttggtatatttttactagtgagtgcaggacactatatttcatttatgtaagtgaggataacaaaataaactgtgacatattatacccaaaaattcttcatacagtaataatttggaaccaaaaattatttagacactttgacctgaccatgttttgcttaagtgttatctgacataattaaaattaataattaattaattctgagatcttgtcatattttattaccatttttgtaaactatagtgaataaactgtattaatgaatgaaatgtttaaggtgtctgaataaattttggtttggtttggagaACATTTTTGCGGCTTTCTGTGCACACGCTTCTGAGACTGAGCTAAACACAGACAAGCAAAGTGAACTTTGAGCTTTGGGTATTCGCCTAAGCagtcaaaaacacataaaaatatgttgaaaaacaacagaaaagaaaatcacttactgctcttGACCGAATGaattttgtagctttaataagaatcaaAGCAAGTTTACTTCTTACAGTGACTATgctgtgttttattttacatttgattattcaatttctgtagtagGCTGTTAGCTGAATACTTAAAGACTTGAATGAAAGAATTTAAAAGCACTGTTTGTTGAATTTGTATCCTTTTCTTGTGGTTTGTGTCCTATTGTTTGTAATTAGCTTCTTAGCTTTTATTGTATTACCAGGGTTCCCACATGCCTTGAAAGTACTTGGATTTCAGACATATGAATTCAAGGCCTGGAAAGTActtgaaaacaaatattggtCATTGAAAGTCCTTGAATCTGGTGTTCATgaaagagtgggaaccctgtaTTACTGTCTGTTTACttattttcaataatttttcattttcaattttattCGGCTGTGGTTCTGCAGTTGGCAtcaagaattgtcaatttttgGTAGgtatctataattcagatttagCAAATTTTCAGGAAATTTATACTTCATATTTATTGGTAAAATAATTGTGCTTATGATTTTTTGCCGTAATTCGAGCAGCCCTAGCACAtttcacaaccaaatcatcttgattttgtttgattcaataaattaaaatgaattgcttgctaaaattaaattaagaaaataaattgaaaataaattaaattcttTACAGCAATATAACTACAATTTAAATGCTTAAGGGTGGAAGaatgcttaattgtattgaaaatattattacagtgcAAAAGATCCTAAAACagtcttcattttctttttgaaaaatgtaattccTTTGAGGTGAAAATGTGCTTCATCCATTGAGTTCTGAATTAATTTATGcatgtgtctttaaagtttaaatgtattttcttttttttaatgtattctgGACTCCGTTATCCCCGCTGTTTCTGCCCAAGACTCTGATAAAGAAGATGGTAGTTACAGCCCTGTTGCCAAAAGAGGAAGAACATCACCATTTACACAGTTCCCACCATCTCATTCAGGTAATCCAGAGATTTACACCTGGAAAATAATTACAGATCTTTATAGTACATTAAAGGGCTTCTTCTGTTTCAGCCTAGTTTCTTTGACACACTTTCTTTTCCATTTTGCAGTTTCTAAGAATAATGTTTTCATGCCATCCAGTTTCTGTCAGTCACCAACCGGAAACTCCGACTCAGAACCTGGTGAGACTTGCTACAATGTGCTACATACTTATAACAATTCACTAGGGGTGTGACAAGACAGTTAGCTCACAAGTCAAGACATGGGATTGAGTTCATGAGAACGAGACAAGATgagatttttacacagtatttttagtgacaaaatacatgactagaaaaatagcCTGAAgctgcatttgaaatgttttaactaatcatcttgtaaagAATGTAATTTCCGTTCTACTTTcttagtatgaattatcatatgcagtaaaagacaacaatactcaagcaccgTAAAAGggtttgccacaaactcaactgactgacatctctcctgtatgatttcacatgagtctcttcagacctttctgtacatgatttatgagcttcttacaacttttgacctcctaactgaactccttttccacaaattgatcatagaaacaaaaacagtataaataaaaatgaataagttTTATCTTTGtcttaagtgcaaacaataagtgcaaccataatcaaagtactctctcaatattcagtgtgcaaatagagaccaaaTATTTCTTCAAGCATGCATGAAACAGAAGAGATGATACAGAGCTAAGCCACAGCTCAGCCTTAAGATAGCTTTCACATTGagaaatatttgcatgcatcagggagccgctttcagaAATGCGGGTTGTTGTGTTTCACTTTCGCTTTCGCGATCGCACGTATTCTGTGAATAGGGTGCGGTGGTGCTGAGCTTGTattctacaagataagacatttgtcaaacgcttaggctctgttgtgcaacaaatcctccgccatggtcttgtcagtcatctcgtcacTTACTCTCGTCacgtgatcagtgaactctgattcctgctgcactacTGGTGTTCGATGAGTTAGATGGGATTGAAGCGACTGTTaaccaactgaattaaatgttttttatatctattaaaacaaaatgaccgtggaggcataatgtaaacgtagtgTTAGCATATACTATCataatttcaccctcacactcAGTCATGGCAATATTGCGAGACAGCTTTTCACCTCGCCACATTTTAATCTCGCAAGATCTCGTGACAAGATTTTGTCACACCCCTACAAGTCACACATTGTAAGTCAATATGAAATGGCATCCTCAGCCTGTTTTACATTCATAATGTGACATTTATGAGTGCAACAGGATGTCCAGTAAGAAATTTTATCCAtgctctaaaaaataaaacattggttcaacaaaaaaaaaaaaaaatgttaacgttttccactagaatttttaacttaagccaattgggagaattacattaattcaaagcaatattttgagttgatccaacataatgttttaagtaaggtgaagatgcATTTTTACCACAataaaaacgcatttctaagtaacatgaacttaataattgtcaacatgaatgcaactatttaagttgatccaacataatgttttaagtaaggtgaagacgtttttttaccacaataaaaacacatttctaagtaacatgaacttaaaaattgtcaacatgaatgcaactatttaagttgatccaacataatgttttaagtaaggtgaagatgttttttgaccacaataaaaacatttctaagtaacatgaacttaataattgtcaacatgaatgcaactatttaagttgatccaacataatgttttaagtaaggtgaagacgctttttggacacaataaaaacgcatttctaagtaacatgaacttaaaaattgtcaacatgaatgcaactatttaagttgatccaacataatgttttaagtaagatGAAGACGTTTTttaacacaataaaaacacatttctaagtaacatgaacttaaaaattgtcaacatgaatgcaactatttaagttgatccaacataatgttttaagtaaggtgaagacgctttttggacacaataaaaacgcatttctaagtaacatgaacttaaaaattgtcaacatgaatgcaactatttaagttgatccaacataatgttttaagtaaggtgaagatgtttttttaccacaataaaaacacatttctaagtaacatgaacttaataattgtcaacatgaatgcaactatttaagttgatccaacataatgttttaagtaaggtgaagacgctttttggacacaataaaaacgcatttctaagtaacatgaacttaaaaattgtcaacatgaatgcaactatttaagttgatccaacataatgttttaagtaaggtgaagacgtttttttaccacaataaaaacacatttctaagtaacatgaacttaaaaattgtcaacatgaatgcaactatttaagttgatccaacataatgtttcaagtaaggtgaagacgctttttttACCACAataaaaacgcatttctaagtaacatgaacttaaaattgtcaacatgaatgcaactatttaagttgatccaacataatgttttaagtaaggtgaagacgtttttttaccacaataaaaacacatttctaagtaacgtgaacttaaaaattgtcaacatgaatgcaactatttaagttgatccaacataatgttttaagtaaggtgaagacgctttttggaccacaataaaaacgcatttctaagtaacatgaacttaataattgtcaacatgaatgcaactatttaagttgatccaacataatgttttaagtaaggtgaagacgttttttggacacaataaaaacgcatttctaagtaacatgaacttaaaaattgtcaacatgaatgcaactatttaagttgatccaacataatgttttaagtaaggtgaagacgcttttttaCCACAataaaaacgcatttctaagtaacatgaacttaaaaattgtcaacatgaatgcaactatttaagttgatccaacataatgttttaagtaaggtgaagacgctttttggacacaataaaacgcatttctaagtaacatgaacttaccaagcaccgcttgtcaccatgatggtaaatctccaaaaacccacattaacagaaactcttctaaattagcataacaaaacactaattactgctaaatctcccttaccattaatcttgtgcaaaaaacattatataacacttaattttagcatttactctccctttcaagtgccatgggcaaagcatgatgggaaatataaatcccagcccagtttcacttaacttaagtttgtctaaattaaaagaagtgttcatacaactcaaaacaatgaaacgcatttacacgtcatcagattgtattttacattaacagaacttaaaattaaatacatttttgattaactgaaaatgttaaactgtGACAAGtgatagtatatcgaatcaataggcataattagtgtgtcatccaagctcaataaaataacaagtaaaaagtctaacagcatttcagaactttatttttttatttcacaacaatatatatatttaagtaatgaataaaggtcccctgaattagtttttagagtaCATATGGAATTGATCAGATTGAGAAAAGTGGTCTGTATTTGAGGGAAAGTCGTTTCAGAGAAAGTTATTACACTTTCAAAGtttacaaagagaaacatttgcACAAGACATTTGCTTAGGAAAGAAAGCAGAGTCAGTTTTAGTTTCATGTTGACAGATTTTctcaattgttttgttttttcccccatcAGAAGAGAAGACTGTGGGGTTTCGCCTGAAGCCCCCGACACTGATCCATGGCCAGGCGCCGAGCGCTGGTGAGTCAGTGTTCAAACATCTGCTGTTTTGAACAGTCTGTTGATTAATGTCTTGTTGTGGCACTTTCATAAGATTGCTTATTTACATGATTCCTCCACAGTCACCATTTGAACTTTCAGTACCGGAGACCCTCAGAGGGCCTGAGATCTTGAGGGATGTTGAGTTAAGAGCGATCATTATTTGATTGATTCGTTTCAGGTGTCCCCAGCCCCAAACCCAAAGAAGCCCAGCGCAGCATTCTGCGACCTCCGGTGCTGCAGCCCCCTCCGGCCCGAACCCCCCCACAGAACAGTGAGTGCATTGGATGAATATCAAATAAAGTAGATCAGCTGAAGGAGAACTACAACGTGTAACAGCCAAAGTCTGTTGTTTCACCAGACATGAGCAACAGCAGTTCAAACGGAGTGAAAAACCTCTCAGATGGAGGAGCTGAATGTGAACGTAACTCGGAGACGTCTGCTGCTGGCACACAGGAAAATGACGTGTCATCGGTAAGAAGTGAATCGAACCCAAATCCCAGACAGCACTGTTATCTACTTATTAAAGTGCCCCTGTTATGCTCTTTTAAAGGTTCCtagttttgttttggaggtctcccacacaacaggtttacatgcatccaaggtgacattgcacatcacctcatttctcaaagaCTCTTGTTtgaagattcagtctctctttccgccagcctactctgctctgattggtcagacagTTTGTTGTGATTAGTCTACCACTTACAGCGTGTGTCAGAAACGAAACACCCTTtagcatatctgaatttcagctccggaggcttcctcagcacttgtatACAGTGATACAAAGAGTATAGATGGCGTCAGTTTGGCCGTATCAATTCCAGATCGAGTGCTCATTTTTTTCGGAAGTGCATGCCAAGCATCTTTACAACATGTTgacaacacgaaccaaactcttccagtctcagcaaCAGCTATAGTTTTTAAgggagggtcaaagtagacattgttcATAATGAAGACTATAGGCtgacattatgcaaatttgttacatagCAGggagtgagactggaattgctaccttttttcttttaggagactataaatttatttataatatatttgaacattaaaacttttacattcacaaacggctatattacacactgtaTGAAAGGTGATattcgaaaaagcataatagaggcactttaaaaaataattaatagcAGTATAATGATTTGACAAtcagtgtccaaatactttttatattaactttaaaaagtatattaaccTGTATCATTTCAAACATagcaaaaatgttttgcttAAAGTGTATTTGTgcagtattttttaattaaatcccattttatttaatattttgttatactgaatttgaatatttgaagtGAGGCTTAAGTGTCcacatattttaatgaaatgtttaaactgTGTTCTTCATATTCTAGAATGTAAGCATGTTTGAACACAGCATGGGCTACGGTCCAAAGGCCAGacacttttagttttagtttacatGGCTGtgactgttgtttttttttttttttttttttttttttttttggctgaccCAGTACTTTTAGTTGAATCTGTGACGCATTAATACAGAACACATGATCTGATCACACTTTTAAACTTGAATTACCTTTTGTTATTTCTTTTAAGATAAAGAACAACAGTActttgggggaaaaaacagaTGACAAACCTGAAGAACACGGTGCTCCGGTTGAGGCCGGTTTTGTATTTGGACAGAATATGAGGGACCGAGCAAAGGTTTGATTCATCTGAGTCTGATGTTCTCTGTGTGATTTTGTCTCATTCCTATTAGAGCTGGGTTATATGTTGGATATTTACAGTACAGTGATTTTGCTGTcaatataaaatgaaacaactttttgaatgattttaattagctttttatttatttatttagtttccGTATCCTTCTTTGACTTGAATATGAAAGCATTTAGATAGCTCAATTCATTCAATTCATTTAGTGAATCAGTTCAAACTGTTTCAATGAAGTGATTCAAAACTCTGCTTCAGACTTTTGCTTGCATTATCAAGCAAAAAATGTTATAGAAACCACCATATAATATgatttagaataataataataaaaaaataccagTTTAGAGAAAaagtttaaagaaattaatacttttattcagcaaggatgcattaaattagatttcatttttgggtgaactaaccctttaattaattgagtaattaaattatattttaaaatatattaaaatagaaaacagttattttaaattgtagtaatttttcacaatagatcagtttttactgtgtttttgttaaaataaatgcagattttggtgagcataagaggctttcaaaacattaaaaacttttatcttataaaaatcttactgtcaCACATACATgaaatcattaaatatatttttccctCATGTTTAAGAAAAAAACTATAAACAGTTGGGGAGAACAtgccttaattttttttaaactaggtTTGATAATGGTTTAGTTTTAAACATTTCTACGTACAGTAggtttcaaaacagtttgattGATATGATTAGTTACTGTTAGAAAACAAACTGCTTCAGAGTGAATACTTAAGAGATATTATGATTATGAAACAATAGttttcactatagtttaaatatAGGGAAAAGGTAAAGATATAATTTATCTATTTATCAGTCCTAATTCtgaataaatatctgcaaatcAGAATTTTTAATGTTGCTTATTAAATCTGAATATGTAATTAttcagaagtaaaaaaaaatgtttagttttattggttttggtgttttgtttcattaaaaGTGAAACTGTGTTTGCTGCAGGTGGGTAACAGCTGGGACTCCTCTCAGAATGCTGATTGTCTTCTGGCAGAAAATTCTGAGGAAACAAATTACTTCTTGCAGTGCACCACTTCTAGGTACTGCAGTTCAaatgttcatgttcattttaaagacattttacaGATCTCCTCAGGCAGAAACTTGTAACTTTTCTTGGCAtctattttgtttcttttagtGCACAAAAACCTGACAACAGCAATGCCAACAGTGTGAAGTTTGTCTTTGGGCAGAACATGTTAGATCGCGTCTTGGTAATGCAATAAATTCCTTTCTGTTTGTCATAATCTGACATGCTCAAGTTATCATAGATCACAGTTCCTGATTATCAAGACTTTGTATATCACTCAATCCCACCCGTACTGTATGCTTCCAGACACTGCCGAAATTCAGCGCAGAACTACCAGGGGGCAGCAGAGAGTTTCAGTCTGAAATGGGCCTGTTCAGCCAGCTTTCCTCTTCACAAGATCAAACCGTGGAGAAGAGTATGTGTTCCAGACTCAATCTTGACCTGACAGAAATCATGTTGAGTTTTGAGACTAATGCCTCATCCTTACTACGTGCAAAATGAGAACACCACAGCATCAAACAGTTTTTCTATCCACACTAAAAGCTAAATGCTGTGTGAAGTGAcagtaatttcatttttttatacaGTGAGATTTTCAACAAAGTCAGAAGcataatcacattttttttttaaatatgataacCATATGCAACTATTTCATGTTTCATAAATGCATgtttcatttataaatgattattgCTGCTCACCCGCTTTTAGTGCAtgttaatattgtgtgaaaatgcatatttttaaaatcaactaTGACTAgtcatttaaaggggtcatgacatgagaaatcaaatttgccttaaaatataagaggtctttatatcattaaaacatccttctcattataaacaaagcatttatttcattaagtGTTGTCACACaggcaaatacatttgcatatgactgcctccagagcaagacatcgacaaatagttttacatcatcacaccataggccccgcccactggcattCAGTCACATAACGGATGACATTTGCCTCACTGGATGCGAGCGTCATGTGGAAAGCAAAtataacccattataatcactgacgctttTTACCTCGATACAGTATACAGGTGCGCAATTAAATTTCTGACATACTCCATGCACTTGAGTCTGTAAACAAGGACAAATTGAAGAGTGAAAGAACGCTTGATTTGACACATTCTGTTTAAACAGCTCGTTTGTCTCACTTTACAGAATTCAGAAGGATCAGTGTCGAAAACAAgtggatggtttattttaatgatgtcccaGATTGCGTCggaggattatatgtttgttcggagcattttGTCTTGTCAGCGAGGCACAATGTAATGGAGAGTttgcaaagaaacttttgttaAAAGTATTGCAAATTATGGTTTTATTTGGATAaaattttcaaaacacttattcTCATGCAAAAACGAGTGGCCGTTGATACTGTTTCCTGTTTCCTacgttagccaatcataacggCAGCAGTTTACTGACAAGCTTTAAAGGAGCCTCCCGTTAATCAGACAGAGGGTTGGAATgaagattaaaaaaagtttgtcctcatattttttagcattataaataaaccacaaggaacacacatatacatatgtgtatgtgtatgtgtgtgtatatatatatatataatatattacacatacacatacacacacacgcatacacatacacatatacatatacatatacatatatgtatatgtatgtatatatatatatatatatatatatatatatatgttcaaAAACAGCGGAGCACAGAATAATAAAATTGCCTTGAGACATCttaatgaaggtttttgaaatgtatttgtcactaatcatttacattacatttacattatccaaagtgacttacaattATTCACAAGAACAATACTGGGTAGTGACTGATAACATGAaatctggattacgtaatcagattccaaaaattaattgttattagattatattacattttaaaatactcgtaatcagactacatttattttttattgattacatgattatATGTACAATGGCAggaaattattcataattcattgattctccCTATTACAAGATGAATAGAATTTTTCAAGTCTTTTTtagtaattgttttattttgattgttttcattttaaaataatttattttaatttaaaattatgatttaattactCAAAGGCTTTTCATTCAGTCTGGAAAACCCTGacgtaatgtaatatttaatgtacttcatgttgttgataaaaatggaataaatcttcttttctttgtatttttatatcaatatggtacaagattatcctattcaaatcaatgtgataaacatgttaggtcaaaagtaatctaaaagtaatcatgaagtagtcagattatattaccttaaatgtgtaatgtaatggattacattactaactacagtttttgtcatgtaatttggaatcCAAATTACAAGTAATCTACCCAACACTGCATAAGAACTAACAGATTtcttaatgaataaatatataaacaattgATATCAAGTATCTGATGTTAAGtagttttgtaaataaattacactgccattcaaaagtttggagttggtaaggtttattaatatttttgaaagatgtttcttctgctcaccaaggatgcatttatttgatcaaaattcaGTAAAACcaataataatgtgaaatattaatacaaaataactgttttctattttaacatactttaaaatgtaattttttcctgTTACAccttgctcaagaaacatttattattatcaatgttgcttaatattattgtgaaactgtgatacttttgtcAGGAATTTTTGACATTGATCAGtgattttgatcaatttaatgcatccttgctgaataaaaatatttctttcaaaataataatacaaaaatcttaatgaccccagacttttgaatagtattttgttacattttctaccattttattaccattttctTGCACCACAGTTTAGGAACCACTGCACTAAATCATtaaagttaatttaaataattctaTAATGTGCTGTAGGTGACGACCTGAAAGAGTCTCTGGAGGAATCCGCAGCACGACATGAAGCGCACAAATCCCAGAAGTGTTTATTAGAGCGGGTGGAGGTCAGGACAGGAGAGGAGTCTGAGAGCAACGTGCTGCAGGTGAGAGCAGCTCTCGCATCTGATCGATATAGATGACCTTGATGAAAACGCATGAGGAGATGATGCTGCACTGTCCTGTGTTTTTTCAGATGCAGTGTAAGTTGTTTGTGTTTGAGATGACGTCTCAGTCGTGGGTGGAGAGAGGATGTGGAGTGCTGAGGCTAAATGACATGGCATCAGCGGATGACGGCACCTTACAGTCCAGACTGGGTAATGATGTTGTAAAAGCCTTGGTCGAATCACCTTCACACTTTACAGTTTACTGTGAATTTGCTGGAGTTTTGATGGTGGGCGTGTGCCAGAGTAGAGTGGCCAAAGACTGACATTTAAAGgaagagttcacccaaaaatcaaagtTTCGTCATCAATTACGCATGTCGTTTCTGTGAACCACAAAAGAAGGACTAACACAGAATATCTAATCTTTTTTTCATACAACTTGCTCTATATTTGAAGTCTTACGATATACACAACAgttcaaaaattatttttattttttttaatgtttttgtcatttatgctcaccaaggctggatttatttgaaaacggtaatatcacaaaatattattataatttaaaaaataacttttttcaattttaatatattgcaaaatttattcttttattcatgtgatcaaagctgaatttttagcatcattactccagtcttcagtgtcacatgatccttcagaaattattctgatttgctgctcaagaaatcaatgatgaaaacgtgtgctgtttaaatattttttttaaattgtaatacatttttatttcaggattctttgataaatataaacttttgatcagtttagtAATTCTCGCTgaatgaaagtgttaattacatttacaaaatgttttactGACCCCTAAACGATTATTTCAAAACAATTTAAAGTGAGCAGAtgtgatgcaaaaaaaaaaaaaaaacaactaaaatttATTGGATGCTCCTTTTACACAATATTTAtgcaaaatacattaaaaatattcaaaaacagCAGATTTTTATTAGAGACAAAAGGCCCTTTTCCTCTAATAATGGTAAGGAACGGTTCCAGTTGTTTTTCCACATGAGCCTGGTACGTCACGGCAAGATTACAAACCGCCCATGGCCTGGAATGCTAACCGTGCTGGTAGAATGCATGTACTGACATCGTAACTCAGGATTGGTCCAGTGGTGTAATGTAACGAAGTAATAATACTTTgttacagtacttaagtattttttgggagaatctgtactttacttgagtttttatatttgtgtcaacttttacttttactccactacatttcctaaataaaatgtaagataaatttttcaaagcattttcgttacttactacaaaataaagttGGAAGAACACAGACTACAAGCAAACATGTGCAAACAAGTGCTCGCACAACCGCGGTTGATCTTATTTTCCGGGTCATGTCCGTTGCTGGAGCGGCTGAGAAGAGTGCGCTGTCATTATACAGTACGAGAGTGACCTCTAGaggtgaaataaaaactaacacTGATGCCTCGaagagtttgttttgacacgtgacGTGAGGCTGCGCACTGCACAGAGCAGGACACTTCAAAACGATTTAAAACGGACAACAAAACGGCATGTTATGCAGTGTAaactacagtacatgttttcatatcattataaagtaattagtttgttgagtagatgctgcattagtggaGAACTGCAGTATGATTGCCGTCGAGGCTGAGAGGATGCTAGTACCTCAAGCGGTTAAAACTATGTGACGAAAACACCAACTGTTTAATGTCACGATTGttaccattcatttgcattagtttatatccatttgttcactgttatgcattcattatccagcgaagttgcatatttaaactgttttctcatcatgcagcgacagaaacataacaaatcagaaatatattcaatttcaattcatttttttatcggcactgtaacacatattttgattagataatcatcaagttttctaaaataaaggcaaataatgtgt encodes the following:
- the ranbp3a gene encoding ran-binding protein 3a isoform X2, yielding MADDNEKPAVAPPVFVFEKDKTQKRSAEGSSTEDGEDSDKEDGSYSPVAKRGRTSPFTQFPPSHSVSKNNVFMPSSFCQSPTGNSDSEPEEKTVGFRLKPPTLIHGQAPSAGVPSPKPKEAQRSILRPPVLQPPPARTPPQNNMSNSSSNGVKNLSDGGAECERNSETSAAGTQENDVSSIKNNSTLGEKTDDKPEEHGAPVEAGFVFGQNMRDRAKVGNSWDSSQNADCLLAENSEETNYFLQCTTSSAQKPDNSNANSVKFVFGQNMLDRVLTLPKFSAELPGGSREFQSEMGLFSQLSSSQDQTVEKSDDLKESLEESAARHEAHKSQKCLLERVEVRTGEESESNVLQMQCKLFVFEMTSQSWVERGCGVLRLNDMASADDGTLQSRLVMRTQGSLRVILNTKLWPQMQVDKASEKSLRITAMDTEEQGVKVFLISSSSKDAAQLFAALHHRILALRSISGQESEGQPALPDGEVIRFSDDDESRTPPKATTPDLGIPEAGVCTSTGDTQC
- the ranbp3a gene encoding ran-binding protein 3a isoform X1, giving the protein MTTRNLLLLLQCSCLRRIKHKRGQLRDPAQRMEKDSVIPAVSAQDSDKEDGSYSPVAKRGRTSPFTQFPPSHSVSKNNVFMPSSFCQSPTGNSDSEPEEKTVGFRLKPPTLIHGQAPSAGVPSPKPKEAQRSILRPPVLQPPPARTPPQNNMSNSSSNGVKNLSDGGAECERNSETSAAGTQENDVSSIKNNSTLGEKTDDKPEEHGAPVEAGFVFGQNMRDRAKVGNSWDSSQNADCLLAENSEETNYFLQCTTSSAQKPDNSNANSVKFVFGQNMLDRVLTLPKFSAELPGGSREFQSEMGLFSQLSSSQDQTVEKSDDLKESLEESAARHEAHKSQKCLLERVEVRTGEESESNVLQMQCKLFVFEMTSQSWVERGCGVLRLNDMASADDGTLQSRLVMRTQGSLRVILNTKLWPQMQVDKASEKSLRITAMDTEEQGVKVFLISSSSKDAAQLFAALHHRILALRSISGQESEGQPALPDGEVIRFSDDDESRTPPKATTPDLGIPEAGVCTSTGDTQC